GTCCGCTCATCCACTTCCCCGTCAGGTGAGAGAGGCCTCTGTGCTGCTCCATCTCCAGCATGCACTGGTTGTTCTGTCCgtcacattaaaacacaaaaaaacgtAATCAGGCTGCTACGATCACAGCATCGGTTTTAAACAAAGACACGTCGCTACTGCTGGAAGATGGTAATCAGCTGTTTAACCGGGCATGGAAACAACCACATGGCGCAAGATGTATGATTTGTTGGTGTTTAACatcataaaaacatgtttatgtttCTATTTATAAAATGCTGGAACTGTTTTGGCAGCAGAAAGCCAAAGGAAGTTCTTGGAGACCCAAACTATTAAGGGATATCATATAATATTTGAAGCAAGACATTACCAGGGTTTCGGTGCCATTAAAACGTGAAACCAGGGGAAATATGTTGATTTATGAGTTGATTTGCTGGTATAACTCCTTGCTCTTTGTTTTTAGGTTTCCCTCTGAACAAATAGCTGACCACCAAATAAACTTAGACTGAAATCCTGTAGAAATGAACAAATAATCTCCCGGGGGTCCCCTCGTTTTGTTTGTTCCAGCTGTGTCCCTTGGACGCAAAAAAAGTACCATTTAAAGGTTGTCACGTGATCAATCGGCATATTTTGTTTCCAATAACTCataaaagcaattttaaaatCAGTTAATAACATATTCAACTAACATTTAGGAGTGTTTATCCCTTAAAATactacttttattttaacagaaaacgtTACTTCATCCAAACGTTTCTGGCATAACGTATTAATTCCCCGGTTGCATGGAGAGGGTAAAAGATCTGATGAAGACTCCAGCAACACTTACGGGGAACCAACGGGGAACCAACGGGGAACCAACTTGACCAGCGCCTTTCAGCTTGTGGCCTTCATCCGGGTCGTCCAGTGACTGCTCGCGCAGTGTGAgagctgggattttttttcttgattcaTCCATTAAAGGAAATATCAACTAATAAAACAATCAACCTAATCTGTCTTTTATTGTTCCAGACAGAACTTGAGTGAtgtattcttttgtttttgagaTCGGGAAGTTCAAGTTTCAAATTCTCTACAAATTCACAATTAAGTTATTGAGTCTTAGTAAAGCTTCTAAAAGTTCTAAACTCAaccttttttctaaaaaatacatatttttagcTGCTTTTAAGTGACGTAATTGTCCCTCAAATATCTGAATGTTTGGTCCCAAAAGTTGCAGCAGATTCAACAGCAGGCGGCTTGACTTTCACAGAACAAGTCTCTTGCCTGAATGGTGATGCTGAAGTCAAGGAGGGCGCCCTTGATGGTAAACAAAGCAGAGTTTTGGCCCAGCGGGCGCAGCTCCCAGCCCCGAAAGGGAAGGTTGGCGTAGGTGTTCTGCATCAGCGCAACGGTCTGGAGCGTTTCCATGCTGAAGGAGATCCTGGCCTCTGCCTCCTCGTAGGAGACGTCGGTGATGCCATCCGATCTCCACTGCTCGTCTGGGCGTGATGAAGCCAGAATTGGTGACTCTCACAGATCGAACAGACAGTGCCATTCAAACGCATTCTTTCCCATGaagcttttttcacattttgttacattagaACCTGAAACTTGGTCAGAATTTAATGTGACAGACTAACATAAAGtagagcataattgtgaagtggaaggatttgtttttgttcgCATTTTATGATTGTAAAAtagcaaaacatgaaaaggcTCAAGGGACCACTTCCAATGGTATTTCCTTTGTACGTACCTCCAGCATCCCAGCGAGCCACAAGTGGAGGCTCCATGTTTACAACCCAGTCAGGAAGGGTAATGGACACCCCGAGGGGGGGGCACGCCTCATTGTTGGGCCTCCCTGTTGGATATGGGAACTCCTTCAGGCCATCCACAATCTGGAAGAACATACCATGGATATTTGAGGATCTGCTCAACTCAACGTGAGCTGCGAGTGCACATTGTCACTAAATGCTTGTTGTAATAACCTGCAGTATGGTATAACCTTTTCCCCTGATGGGCTGTGGTGGGAGGTGGAATAGATCATAGTAGAAAACTCCACCCAGCGTTGTGTACTGCATCAGATCTACAATCTGGGCTCCGCTTCCTGCCGCCGCAACTTCAGGAACAGTTGGATCCGTAGCTGTGGACAGAGAGAAGGTTGACAATTATACAGATGTGCTTTAGAGAGAAATGTTACATGGAAactcaaaaaatataaaaaaaatctgccattttGTTTGACCGTTCAAAGTTTCTTGGTTCGTCAAGATGATTCTCCCGCCATCCGACAGGTTTCTCCAGTTCTTCAGAAGTGAAGAAGCCCTTTGGATGTGAGGAGGAACATCTTCAAGAACCCaggtttaaaaattaaaacaactggGAAATCACAATCGGAAAAGAGTTGTACGGGTTTGGCCGAAGGATGTCACGGAGGCTTCATGAAGCCCTCATGGGAAggaaaccacaataaaaaaagattctaTTCAAAAATctacttagtttttttttctttacttggaGCATCAGAAAAATCCTGGCTGGACATGTGACCGTTGAGCGCTTCCATCTGTGTAAATATCTGGCTCCTGCTTTCCTCTGAGCCCTGCTGTGGGCTGCTGTTTCTTGACTGCAGGCTGGGTGAACTCTGGCAGATACAACCACACGTAAAATGACAAGGTTGCTCTTCATGTGGCGACCTAAAGCAGGAACTGATCCGTTGGGCCAACCTGTTTAGCGTCTGACTCCTGGGGGGGCAGCGTCTTCTCCTCCGCTATCTGCTCCTGGGAAGGATGGCGGATCCTGGCCAGCGTTGACAGGTGGTCATAGTGGGTGTGGAGCATCCGTACGGCGATGTCGCTCCCGGCCAGGTGCATGGGAATCCTAAAGCCCATGCCAGCTTCCTCAAAGTCGAGCCCCTTAAAGCTGAAAACAAGAAAATCTAAACCAATGAGTTTGTCTGTGGCAAGAAAGGGAAACCATTTATATATTCCCAACTCATTTAGACGCTAACTTTGGATTTTTGAAGAGGTTGGCCCAGAGACACAGCGTCAGCTTTTCATGTTTGGACATAGTCTGCATGTTCCTTGTGTCAGGGTCAATGTTTTCACTTGCTCCCTGCGATCGAGACAAAACAGGTTTCCACATATTGGGATCTTAATTTACTGACAGGATTGAGGCTTTACTTCCTCTTACCTTTAGGNNNNNNNNNNNNNNNNNNNNNNNNNNNNNNNNNNNNNNNNNNNNNNNNNNNNNNNNNNNNNNNNNNNNNNNNNNNNNNNNNNNNNNNNNNNNNNNNNNNNNNNNNNNNNNNNNNNNNNNNNNNNNNNNNNNNNNNNNNNNNNNNNNNNNNNNNNNNNNNNNNNNNNNNNNNNNNNNNNNNNNNNNNNNNNNNNNNNNNNNNNNNNN
This genomic window from Fundulus heteroclitus isolate FHET01 chromosome 6, MU-UCD_Fhet_4.1, whole genome shotgun sequence contains:
- the LOC118563433 gene encoding protein CASC1-like — protein: MQTMSKHEKLTLCLWANLFKNPNFKGLDFEEAGMGFRIPMHLAGSDIAVRMLHTHYDHLSTLARIRHPSQEQIAEEKTLPPQESDAKQSSPSLQSRNSSPQQGSEESRSQIFTQMEALNGHMSSQDFSDAPTTDPTVPEVAAAGSGAQIVDLMQYTTLGGVFYYDLFHLPPQPIRGKGYTILQIVDGLKEFPYPTGRPNNEACPPLGVSITLPDWVVNMEPPLVARWDAGDEQWRSDGITDVSYEEAEARISFSMETLQTVALMQNTYANLPFRGWELRPLGQNSALFTIKGALLDFSITIQNNQCMLEMEQHRGLSHLTGKWMSGPELQKAMLKAGINTFANEHTHKYVSICKKESLTEQAAYEQMALFASACAFSWSKWNAKCGDEHLVLQACEHRDPAPVPEDSWSMYLVGAQRSRRLEITENSAAFSPDHAPGSQFHSTFIHMLQDNMSPDGIAMATNSHYLFVDAVHSLLRATRPLFFS